Within the Arachis duranensis cultivar V14167 chromosome 10, aradu.V14167.gnm2.J7QH, whole genome shotgun sequence genome, the region AACTGCCCCAAAATCAACTGAAAAAGAATTGTTTCCAGAATAATAAACAAGAagctaataaataataattaactacAAAGAACTTTCCTGATCAAACTTTCTGGGCCTATAGCTATCAAAATTGGAGATGTTACCAACCTGTACAAATATACATTGCAACAGAAAATAAGTCGAACTATTAATCAGTGAATCTTCTGATTCCTCTCCAATGCAACGCAGATACGTCTCAGACAAGTCCCAGCACTCAAGGGCAATGCAGAAACTGTAAATATCCATATAACATAAATAAGAAATAAGAAACAACTTAATTCTTGTAGCCAACTACCAACGAGCCCCCTAACAAAATCGACATACTGAATTTTAGGACACCAAACAAACTATTCAATGCAAGTACGGGCTACCTAGCAAACATACAACCATAATGCATTCAAATATCTAGAATGATATCAAGTCTATGCAAAAGCTCAAAGAAGAATAATGAGCAAATAGATTGTAGTCTTTCTTTATTTACTCAAGAACTGAGAATGTAAACCAGTGACATGAATAGTTTGCAATACAAACCTGATATAAAATCATCAACATATTCAGCATCAATCTTTCCATGAGCCATTGCACCAACCTCAATAACAGAAGCACGCAAGTTAGTCGATGACCTCAACAAAATCTCACAAGTTTGTTTTGGTGGCCAGGATACTGATACTAAGACTGAGACTCTGAGACTAAGACAAGAGACCGGACACAAAATTGTATTTGGTTCCAGAGACATGGAAATAGATACtaaaatttgtgtattttgtGTACCTTGAAAATTGGGAACACTGAAGACAACTTGGGGACACAATATTTACCTCATTGCTCCCACCGGAGCACCACCGCCGACTGCCAGACCTTTGCCGTCAGCAACCTCTTTTTGGCAAGGATCCAATGGCCGACTACTTTTCCGGCAGTGGTCCAGCTAGGAGTAATCATGTCCACCTAAAATATTTTGTCTTGTCCTCAACTATTGCCAAACAAGTTAGACACAAATTTGTGTCCATGTCTCTGTCTTTGTCCCTAtcattaaatatatacaaaggcATTAAGCATACCACAAACACAAGGTTCTCATCTTGATTAGCAGCAGCGAGGTAGTCGTTTATTTGAACAGCCTTAGGTGAACTGACAGAAAGCCCTAAACACAAGAAAAGCTATACATAAGAATTTTTATAACAAGGATGAAAATATCAGTGGTTTATAGAAGAAAACTCACCAATCTTACGAGAGTTAACGGGTAGGTGTTGAGTTACAGGATTTTCAATTAGGCGCAAAAGTTTTCCACGTTTACCCTTTGACTTGATGCTGAACTTTTGCAGTAGCTCAGCTACAATTATAATTAAAGattcataaaaataagaataaattaggTACATGACTTTAATGGTGAACCATAATAATGAAAGAAGAATGGAATAACAGATTTATCTGAAATAAAACTCACCCATCATGTTGCAAAAGCTTCCAAGAGTCTTTGGTATCTGGGTGTTTGGTTCAACTCGGATTAGTATTCCTTCATCAGTCCTAATGAACACACCACGCAACCTACCAGCCATGCAAAGCCGACTACCCATAATTTGAAGAAGGGCCTAATGAtaatatgaataaaagaaagttaaataaaaaatgaaaaaaaaaataaaacaatggcTGCTTGATAAAAAGGgaagtaaaaagaaaataaaaaaccctcttaaattagataaaaataaattcaaatcaaaatgaaaggggagaaaaaaagtatataccCATAGCACAAAGGAACAATATTTATACCCCCGGACAGAGAAATATGAACAGATCAACACTCAAAACAAGGTTTTACAATTACCCAACAGAGAGAAAAGAGGATGAACACGGCTGGTTCTACTAACCTCATGCACAATATCAGGCCTATAATCATAAGGGTTCTTGTTTTTCCTTCGAAGGAAATTAGCATGCTCATCTGGATTTAAAATCTGGTACCTCTGAAAGAGTTCacgaaaagaaaaatgaatttagaTATAGCATGAAAATTACAAAgtatttagtttcatatttaTCACAAAGCAGTTTCATTCTTATCACTACTAAGAAAAATGGGAGAAAAACTAAGTAAGGAACAAAGAAAGAGGCACGAAAATCTTTCCATTAAAAGCGCAAATCAACTTTCAACTTTAcagattataaaaatataataaaaagaatacCTTTCCAACATAAGCAGCAACCAGCGAGGCTTTCTCAAGAACAAAATAGACTCCACCTTTTGAGTCCGGGTAGCAAGGAGATACAGGAATTCCTGCAAGCCCCACCATTGTAGTAGCATGTTCTTTGGGCCCCATTGATTCATCACATTTGCTAAGCTTTGTCTGTAACAAAGCAAAATGTACTTCAAACTATTTGTTATACCTTGGGATGTAAAAGCATAAACTAAGGCATGGAGCATACCACAGCAAGACTGAAAATAGAAGGTGCATGTAACGTGTAAAATACTCGCAAATTTATAGCACCCCCAAAACTTGAAAGTATATTTAAGTGTAAACCACCATTTTGGCACATGTAAGATTCTGTTAAGATCTTTCAGGATCCACGAGTGCCGTTCTTTCTGGCGGCTTTTTTGGCGGTACCATAAACTTTCGGGTGCTAAATTTAAATTGGCAGCTTACCCTATATTTGATGAGCAGAGAAAGAAAAGACACATTCTGCAAATGGAAATAACTTCAGGCTTCAGCTATGACAGGCCATCCTAACCCATCTGGTCAACAGGTCAAGTATATGGGCTGGGCGGCTGGGCCAACTTTGTAGTCAGTTTCATAGTGTATGTTTTAGGACAGCCACATGCCTATACAGCCTAGGCTTTTTCAATTCTTTCTTTTGAatatgatttacataagtactACTTAGCTTCAAATATTCAAACTGAGTCCGAACATCAATAACATAATGTCACaataacacaatataaaccaaatTATATAACTTAAACACAAACTGAACTAAACATCACATACAAATGCAAATGAAGGTTGTGAGGGTGAAAATAACCTTTTTAATAAGACCCCCCTTGAGAGAAGGGTTGCCAAGGATCTCATTACCATGATTCTCTGGCTCTTCCTCCTCCCAACATTGGATTTGGGTTTGTTCTTCATCCCTCTTATGCTTCAGTTTACTGTCTGCACGAGGAGTGACCATCCCTACAATAAGTCATTAACATCAACGAATTCAGAATTGTCTTTCCAGCACCAAACAATGCACATGcctattttttattgaaagaaGAAGAGCTTATTATGATAGCTCAAGATTTAAACcaataaattaaagataaagCACATTGACTTATACAATGTGCCCAAAATATAGTCGAGCTTATGCCCAAATATCAACATGACaatacatgctttttcttcgaTGGCATGTCTTTTGGACTCTAAACATCCAAATTTGGATAGAGTCCAGTGAGCATCAAATCATGCTACAAATGG harbors:
- the LOC107471582 gene encoding uncharacterized protein LOC107471582 isoform X2, with protein sequence MKNKPKSNVGRRKSQRIMTKLSKCDESMGPKEHATTMVGLAGIPVSPCYPDSKGGVYFVLEKASLVAAYVGKRYQILNPDEHANFLRRKNKNPYDYRPDIVHEALLQIMGSRLCMAGRLRGVFIRTDEGILIRVEPNTQIPKTLGSFCNMMAELLQKFSIKSKGKRGKLLRLIENPVTQHLPVNSRKIGLSVSSPKAVQINDYLAAANQDENLVFVVGAMAHGKIDAEYVDDFISVSALPLSAGTCLRRICVALERNQKIH
- the LOC107471582 gene encoding uncharacterized protein LOC107471582 isoform X1 translates to MVTPRADSKLKHKRDEEQTQIQCWEEEEPENHGNEILGNPSLKGGLIKKTKLSKCDESMGPKEHATTMVGLAGIPVSPCYPDSKGGVYFVLEKASLVAAYVGKRYQILNPDEHANFLRRKNKNPYDYRPDIVHEALLQIMGSRLCMAGRLRGVFIRTDEGILIRVEPNTQIPKTLGSFCNMMAELLQKFSIKSKGKRGKLLRLIENPVTQHLPVNSRKIGLSVSSPKAVQINDYLAAANQDENLVFVVGAMAHGKIDAEYVDDFISVSALPLSAGTCLRRICVALERNQKIH